Genomic segment of Streptomyces sp. NBC_01210:
GCCGCGCCCTCGCCCGCCGCGAGCACGGTGGCATCCCCTTGCCCGACATCGCACATCACGAACGTCCAGCCGGACGGCGGCCAGCCGGTGACGACCCTGGTGAGCGGGGCCGGGCGCAGCACGGCGAGAAGGAGCAGCAACACGCAGCCGACGGCTGCCCAGGGATGGCGCGGCAGTCGGCGTGCGACCAGCACGACCAGGGCCGTGACCGCGGCGAGCAGCAGACCGCCGCGCCAGCCGCCCGGCCAGCCCGCCTGCGCCCCGGGCAGCGCCGCGCCGGTACGGGCGACGGAGGCGATCCAACCGGCGGGCCATCCCGCGCAGCGGGCGAGCACCTCCGCGACCGGTATGGCCAGCGGCGTCGCGGCGAGCGCCGCAAAGCCGAGGACCGTGGCCGGGGCGACCGCCAGCTCGGCGACGAGATTGCAGGGGATCGCCACCAGACTGACCCTGGCCGCGAAGATCGCCACCACGGGAGCGCACACGGCCTGGGCCGCGGCAGCGGCAGCCAGCGTTTCGGCGAGCCGCGGCGGCACCCGTCGCCGCTGCAGCGCCGCGCTCAGGCCGGGGCCGATGGTGAGCAGGGCACCGGTGGCCAGCACGGAGAGCAGAAAGCCGTAACTGCGCGCCAGCCATGGGTCGTACAGAACGAGCAGCAGTACGGCGGCGGCCAGCGCGGGAATGAGCGATCGGCGGCGCCCGGTGGCAATGGCGAGCAGTGTGATGAGCCCGCACCCGGCCGCCCGCAGCACGCTTGGCTCCGGACGGCACACGACCACGAAGGCGAGTGTGAGCGCCCCGCCGATCAGCGCGGTCCCGCGCAGCGTGATGCCCAACCTGGGCGCGAGGCCGCGCCGTTCGGCCAGCAGGGCGGTGCCCGGCGGCCCGATCAGCAGGACGAGCACGATGGTCAGGTTGCTTCCCGATACGGCGAGTAAGTGCGTGAGGTCGGTCGCCTCGAAGGCGTCGTGCAGGTCGGGCGGGATCCGGGAGGTGTCGCCGACCACGAGCCCGGGCAGCAGGGCCCGAGCGTCGGGGTCGAGCCCGTCTGTCGCCTCACGCAGTCCCGCCCGTAGGCCTCCGGCCGTGCGCTGGAGCTGGGTCGGCGGGCCGGTGATCCGCGGCGGCCCGCCGCCCTGCGCCCTCAGTACGGCGGCGAAGCGGTCGTTCGCGTTCAGTGGCGGCGCGAGCCGCCCTGCCAGCCGCAGTCGGGTGGTAGGCAGCAGCCGCTGCCACTGCGCGCCGGGCCCCGCGGACGAACCGGACCCGCCGGAATCACCCGAATCACCCGGCTCCCGCGACGGCACAATCACCAGGACAGGCGTCCGGATCGCCGTGACCGCGCCGCCCGGTGCCGTGACCTGCGTCGCCTCACCGTCCAGCACGATCGATGTAGCCGCCATATGGTCACCGCGGATCCGGGGCCGAGTCGTTCGCGGATCGGAAGTGACCGTCAACTCGACGGTGACGTACGCGTACTGATCCGCCAGGGCGGGAAGCGGCCCCCTGCGCAGATCCGCGCCGTGCAGCCCGGCCGAGGCCGCTCCTGCAGCGGCGCACAGCAACAGCGCTGCCACGGCAGTGGCGTTGAGCCCACGCCCACGGACCCTCGTGACCGCGCCTACGGCACGCGCCACCGCCGGAGCCAGCAACACGGCCGCCACGACGAGGCAGGCCGTCACACCCACCGCCGTCCACCAACCCCGCGCCCCCACCGCGAGGGCCGCCGCGGCCCAGGCCGCCAGGGCCGGCGGCACCAGGCGCAGATCGGCTGGACCCTCCTGCCGCGGATCGGACGCCCCAAGCCGATGACCCGACGCGGCATGAACCACCGGGCGCGTCATGTCCGTCATGGCCGTAGCAGGGTCTGGAGATCCGCGAACCGGCGGTCGCCGATCCCGTTGACGTCGCGGAGTTCGTCGACGGACCGGAACCCCCCGTGCTGGGTGCGGTAGTCGACGATGTGCTGCGCCAGTACGGGACCGACCCCGGGCAGGGTGTCGAGCTGCTCCACGGTCGCCGTGTTGAGGCTCACCGGCCCTACGGCCTGCGCGCCACCCGTGCCCGGGCCCGTGCCCGATCCGGTCGCAGGCGGTCCTGGCGGCGCGGGCCCGCCCACCACCACCTGCTCACCGTCCATGAGGACCCGCGCCCGGTTGAGTCCGGACAGGTCCGTGCCGGCCCTGACGCCTCCGGCCGCTCGCAGCGCGTCGGTGACCCGGGATCCGGCGGGCAGTTGGTGCACCCCCGGCCGACGCACTTTGCCGCTCACATCGACGACGATCCGCCCGCCGGGCCCGGTGTCGGACGGCGATGGCCCCGGCGAAGGCCGCGGCTCCGGTGAGGCCGCACTCTGCTGGACCAGCTCCGGAGCGCGTACGGTCTGCGGTCGGGCCGCCCAGAAGTGCTGGGCCGCGAAGACCGCGGCGACCACGAGGACGACGGCCAGTGCGGCGAGAGTCCTGGGTTCGAGCCCGCACCTGAGCTGCACCCACAACGGCAACCGCTCCCGCAGCGCAAGCCCCGCCCACCGCCGGGTGTCCGCCCCCGTACCGGTGACTGCCCCAGCGCCTGCCCTTGCCCCGGTGTCGACATCCACACGCGAGCGCGCGACAGCCGCGTCGAGCCCAGTGCCCGCACCGCGCGGCGCACCCTCGAACAGGGCATCCGCGCGGCGGCGCAGGGCTGTGGTCGAAGCGGCGGACAAGCTTCTGCCGCGCCGTCGGCCCGGGTGGCGTAAGCCGCGGCTCGGGCCGCGATCCGGACCACGGCCGGGTCCTGAACCGCGGCCGGGTCCTGAACCGCGGCCGGGTCCTGAGCCGCGGCCGTGACGGGCGCGGCTGTCCGAGGCCGGGGCGCGGCCCGGGCCACTGGTTGCGGAGCGTGATCGGAGAGCCATGCCACAGGACGGTAGGCATATCCGTCCGAGCCCGCTGAGCAGGCCCAAATTCCGTGGACAGCCCACCCGTTGTGGACAACTCGCTCACCCGCAGAGGTGACAGCGGCGCCCATCAGCACCCCTCAAACCGTCTCAGCGGGGCGAGACCACGGCCCCCAACAGCCCCGGCCCCGTGTGCGCCCCGATCACCGCGCCCACCTCGCTGACATGCAGATAGACCAGGCCGGGCAGCCGGTCACGCAGCCGCTCCGCGAGCGCGGCGGCCCGCTCCGGCGCGGCCAGATGGTGCACCGCGATGTCCACCTGGCTCGTACCCGCCCGGTCGGCGACGATCTCCTCCAGCCGGGCGATCGCCTTCGAAGCCGTGCGCACTTTCTCCAGCAGCTCGATCCGGCCGCCGTCCAGCTGCAGCAGCGGCTTCACCGCGAGCGCCGAGCCCAGCAGCGCCTGCGCGGCCCCGATACGGCCGCCGCGGCGCAAGTAGTCCAGCGTGTCGACGTAGAAGTACGCGGACGTGCCCGCGGCACGCTTCTCCGCGGCGGCCACCGCCTCGTCCAGCGTGCCGCCCGCCTCCGCCGCCTCAGCGGCCGCGAGCGCGCAGAATCCCAGGGCCATCGCGACCATCCCGGTGTCCACCACCCGCACCGGCACCGGCGCGTCCTTGGCTGCCAGCACCGCGGCGTCGTACGTCCCCGAGAACTCCGCCGACAGATGCAGCGATACGACCCCGGTCGCACCGGCCTCCGCGCACCGCCGGTACGCCTCGGCGAACACCTCGGGGCTCGGCCTGGATGTGGTCACAGGCCGTCGCTTCTGCAATGCCAGCGCCAGCGAGCGTGCCGAGATCTCGGTGCCCTCCTCGAGCGCCTGATCACCGAGTACGACAGTCAGCGGCACTGCGATGATGCCGTGCCGCTCCATCGTCGGCGGCGGCAGGTAGGCCGTTGAATCGGTGACGATAGCGACATGGCGGGACATGAGCGGGAGGTTACCCGTCGGGGCCGCCCTACGGCAGCCCGGCCCCTTGCCAACGACCGCGTCGCCCCGGCCGGTGGATCAGTTCGTGGTCTCCGGACGGGCCTTCTTCTGCCAGGGATAGGCGGTCTGCTGCCGGGGATCGCGCGCCGTGATCGCCTGCGGCTGCTCGGCCACAGTGTGCCCGGGCCCGGCCTCGGACCCGGCCCCCGACTCGGCCCCGGACCCGGCCCCCGACTCCGGCCAGGTCTGCTCGGACGCGACACCGTGGCACGCTGCGCCCGCTCCGGCCCCGGCGGTCCGCCCCGCCTCCGGCCAGGACCCCGGCTCCGAGGCGTCCGGCACATCCTGCATCTCGGCGCCCGGCACACCCTCACCCGACCAGTGCCGCAGCGCCCCCGCCTCCACATCGATCTGCATGCTCAGCGCATCCAGATCGTCGTCCGCGAACTTCCGCGCCCGGTCCCGCGCCGCCCATCGCAGCGACTCGGCAGAGCGCGTGATCCGCTCCGTACGCTCGCGCAGCCCGGGCAGCAGGGATCCCACCGTCGCCCGGTCCGGCTCGCGCTCCAGCCGCTTGAGTTCGTCGTCGAGCTCATGACCGTGCGCACTCAGCCGCCGGAACAGGTCCAGCGACTCGGAGAGCGAGGCGTCCTCCGCCACACCCGCGTGCAGCGCGTCCTGCGTCGCCCTCATCGACGTGCGCAGCGACAGCCGCAGCTGCGCCAGCTCGCCGGCAACGCCGCCCTGCCCATAGCTCTTCGCCCGCAGCGTGGTCTCCTCGACGGTGCGGCGCGCCTGCGTGACCGTGCGCTCCACACCCCGCTTGGCCGCGCCGATCACCTTCACGCTCACATACACCCCCAACGCCACAAAGGCGACGAAAAGCAGCGCCAGAATCAGTATCGCGGCTTCCATGAGCGCCCCTCCGGCGTCGGATGTTGTCCTTCCACGGTAAACGGAACGGGCAGGCCGAGGGTTCCATCGGCACCCCCAACCTGCCCGTAGGGGAAACCCCTGTGAGAGCGGCCGGACCCTAGGCGGGCACGATGTTGACCAGCTTCGGCGCC
This window contains:
- a CDS encoding DegV family protein produces the protein MSRHVAIVTDSTAYLPPPTMERHGIIAVPLTVVLGDQALEEGTEISARSLALALQKRRPVTTSRPSPEVFAEAYRRCAEAGATGVVSLHLSAEFSGTYDAAVLAAKDAPVPVRVVDTGMVAMALGFCALAAAEAAEAGGTLDEAVAAAEKRAAGTSAYFYVDTLDYLRRGGRIGAAQALLGSALAVKPLLQLDGGRIELLEKVRTASKAIARLEEIVADRAGTSQVDIAVHHLAAPERAAALAERLRDRLPGLVYLHVSEVGAVIGAHTGPGLLGAVVSPR
- a CDS encoding ComEC/Rec2 family competence protein produces the protein MTRPVVHAASGHRLGASDPRQEGPADLRLVPPALAAWAAAALAVGARGWWTAVGVTACLVVAAVLLAPAVARAVGAVTRVRGRGLNATAVAALLLCAAAGAASAGLHGADLRRGPLPALADQYAYVTVELTVTSDPRTTRPRIRGDHMAATSIVLDGEATQVTAPGGAVTAIRTPVLVIVPSREPGDSGDSGGSGSSAGPGAQWQRLLPTTRLRLAGRLAPPLNANDRFAAVLRAQGGGPPRITGPPTQLQRTAGGLRAGLREATDGLDPDARALLPGLVVGDTSRIPPDLHDAFEATDLTHLLAVSGSNLTIVLVLLIGPPGTALLAERRGLAPRLGITLRGTALIGGALTLAFVVVCRPEPSVLRAAGCGLITLLAIATGRRRSLIPALAAAVLLLVLYDPWLARSYGFLLSVLATGALLTIGPGLSAALQRRRVPPRLAETLAAAAAAQAVCAPVVAIFAARVSLVAIPCNLVAELAVAPATVLGFAALAATPLAIPVAEVLARCAGWPAGWIASVARTGAALPGAQAGWPGGWRGGLLLAAVTALVVLVARRLPRHPWAAVGCVLLLLLAVLRPAPLTRVVTGWPPSGWTFVMCDVGQGDATVLAAGEGAAVVVDAGPDPELADRCLRDLGITRIPLILLTHFHADHVRGLPGLLRGRAVGAVQTTTFDEPREQSAFVRRTAAAAGVPVIRAGPEERRRVGRLVWQVLWPRAAPGSGPTRASVPMPDGPNDASVTLLVRIAGGPTLLLLGDLEPPAQRGLLSTHPALPPVDVLKVAHHGSVHQHPGLLRNVRPRLALISCGRNNFYGHPSPRTVDALRTGGAVVLRTDTDGAIAVTGGGADLRAVPRGQGSGPDPPPL
- a CDS encoding ComEA family DNA-binding protein encodes the protein MALRSRSATSGPGRAPASDSRARHGRGSGPGRGSGPGRGSGPGRGPDRGPSRGLRHPGRRRGRSLSAASTTALRRRADALFEGAPRGAGTGLDAAVARSRVDVDTGARAGAGAVTGTGADTRRWAGLALRERLPLWVQLRCGLEPRTLAALAVVLVVAAVFAAQHFWAARPQTVRAPELVQQSAASPEPRPSPGPSPSDTGPGGRIVVDVSGKVRRPGVHQLPAGSRVTDALRAAGGVRAGTDLSGLNRARVLMDGEQVVVGGPAPPGPPATGSGTGPGTGGAQAVGPVSLNTATVEQLDTLPGVGPVLAQHIVDYRTQHGGFRSVDELRDVNGIGDRRFADLQTLLRP